The Kaistella daneshvariae genomic sequence CGCTTTTTTCCACTTCCGTAAGCGACTTCCTGTAAATCGGTAATTTTTCCCTTCAGTTGAATTTCATTTTCGAAATCTGCTTTTAAATCCTTGATTGCGTACACCTTACTTTTGTCGATATAGCGCAAAGGGTAGAAGGTGAGAAAATCGTAAACCGTGCTGAAACCCAAAACATTTTTGATGAATTTAGCTCTGTCGGGACCGATTCCTTTTAAAAATTCTATGGGCGTTTCTAAGGTCAAAGGGATTTTTTTTGAACGGGAACGAATTTCGACAAAATAGAAAAGACTTCCAAAAAAATAATTGAAAGTCTTTTAATAATGCTTTAAAATCGGAAAATTAATCTTTTAGCTTCGATTTAAACTTTTTTTGATACGTTTCCCACTGGTCGCGCGAACTTATTTTTTTATAATTATCGGAAGAAATCAAAGAGACATACGGCTCCAGTTCCTTGGCGGTTATTGAACCTTGAAGTAAGGTAATGGGCATACTTTGTTCGTCCAAAAAAACCGTAGTCGGCACTGCATTTACACTCATGAACTGGGTGAATTCGTGCAAACTTTTCGTTTTTTTGCTTCCGGTGTTCGAAAAATTTCGGCCAAACAGGGTGATATTTTTTTTGCTTTCTGCATCAAATTTTACGAGGTAGTAGTTTTTCTGAAGACTTTCGGCAATCTGCGGATGGTTAAATGTTTCGCTTTCCATCTTTTTGCAGGTGGTGCAATCGTCGGTATAAAATTCAATCAAGATTTTTTTCGGCACAGTTCGTTGGGCTTCCACAGCTTCTTCCAAAGTCATCCACTTAATTTGAGCGGAAGAGAAAATCAGTAAAAAAAGGGCAAAAAAGGAGGAAATTTTTTTCATTTGACTTGTGAATAAGCCGCTTTTTCAGCTTAACGAACATCCTGCATCAATTTCTTAACCAAAGGCGAAATTATTATTAAAACAATACCCGCAATTACGGCGTAAAGGCCAAGCTGCTTATAACCTTCGGTGTATGCCAAAAGCGCATCCATGTTGGTGGAACCTTCTTTTGCGGTCGCCATATTTGCACCGATAATTCCCGCAACATATTGTCCGTAAGCGGAAGCTAAAAACCAAAGTCCCATCATCATTCCCTGCAGTTTTTCAGTTGAAAGTTTGGTCATAATTGAAAGACCGATTGGAGATAAGCATAATTCACCAAAAGTGATGACAAGTAAAGCGATGGTAAAAATGTTTAACGACGTAACGCCTTGTAAATCAGCAAAAAATCTAGTGGCGAAAAGCACATAATATCCAAGGCCTAGGAAAATAAAACCTAGTCCAAACTTAATTAAAGTGTTCGGTTCCAGCCTTTTTTTGCTGAGCCAAATCCAAAATAAACCTAGAACTGGCGCCAGAAAAATAATGAAGAAAGCACCACCGGAATTGTTAACTCCGTTGGGATCAAGGCCAAGCAAATCTTTATTCAGGTTATTTGCCGCAAAAATGCTGAGCGAGCCGCCTGACTGCTCGTAGATTCCCCAAAAAATAATGGAAAACATAATAAAGACAAGGGCTGCCCAAAGTTTTTTCCTTTCGGAAACGGTAACTTTCGACATTTCATAAAACAGATAAATCAAAGTTAAAGGTCCAACCGTCCACATGAAATAATCGGTGTATTGCGGCACGGAAACCATCGTCATAATCAGCGGAACGAAAACCAAAGTAAGTGCGTAAACGCCGTACACTTTCCATTTTTCTATGGGCACTGAAGTTCCGTCGGCAAGTTTTTTCTCCGGCATCAAACCAATGGGACCGAGACTTCTTTGGGTGAAAACAAAATTGATCAAGCTGATGAGCATTACGACTGCGGCTAAACCGAAGGCGACGTTCCATCTTTTGTCCTCTGGAATCAGATTTGAAAGCATTTCACCTTTACCAATGGCGATACACAGATAACCGCCGAGAAGCGCACCGAGATTTATTCCGGCATAAAAGAGGGAAAAACCGGCGTCTGTCCTCGAATCACCAGGTTTGTACAGTTTACCAACCATTGTGGAAATGTTGGGTTTAAAAAAGCCCGTTCCAACCACCGTGAAGGAAATTCCTAAAAAGAAAAAATCATGCGGATTAGTGGCTAAAATTAAACTTCCGACAATCATCAGAAGTCCACCCCAAAACAGCGATTTACGGAAACCCAGAATTTTATCAGCGAAAAGCCCACCCACAAAAGTAAAAGCATATACAAATGCCTGCGTAGCGCCGTACTGCAGGTTTGCCTGTTCATCACCGAACTGAAGCTGGGAAATCATGAATAAAACCAGCATCCCACGCATTCCGTAGAAGCAGAACCTTTCCCACATTTCGGAGAAAAAAAGCGACCAGATTTGTTTTGGATATTTTCCTTTAAAATCCTGTATTTGTTCGAGTGTTAGATTCATAGTATTTATTAAAAAAAGGTCATTTTAGGCAGTAAAAAATAGCTGTTCCAAGCTCTTTTCAGAAGTTGGAACACACGAAAATAGAAAAAACCACCGAATAATCGATGGTTTTTTGTATTAAATTAAAAGTGGAAGATTAGTTCACACCGTGCATTTTCTTTTCTAACCAACGGCTCATTGCAAAAAGCACTGCAGCTGCAATACCACACATCACGATGAATACGAGGAAAAAATCGAAAAGATTTTCAATCTGGAATCCGAGGAACGAAGTCACTTTTGCTCCAGAACCTTCTTCGCCAGTTCCCGGAATCAAAGCTGAAAGCGTTCCCGCAAATTTATTCGCAGCGGCATTGGCTAAGAACCAGGTTCCCATCAATAACGAAGAGAAACGTAGTGGTGACAATTTGGAAACCATTGATAATCCAATTGGTGACAAGCAAAGTTCACCCATGGTGTGGATTACGTACAACGCGATCAACCAAAACATTGAAACTTTATCCATTGCACCCATTCCGTACACCGCAAACGCGATAACCACATAACCTAAAGCTACAAGTGCTAAACCTAAAGCCATTTTTTTCGGTGATGAAGGTTCGCGGTTTCTGTTTCCAAGATTCAACCAAAGAGAGGAGAATAGTGGTGCCAATAAAATGATCGCCAATGGATTTACGGACTGGAAGTAACTGGCAGGCATTTCCCAACCGAAAATAGTACGGTCCGTCTGTCTGTCAGCAAAAATTGTTAAAGAAGCTCCAGCCTGCTCAAAGGCGCCCCAGAAGAAAATCACAAAGAAAGCCAGGATGAAGATCACCATAATACGGTCGCGCTCTTCTTTGGTAAGGCCTTTATCTGTAAGAACAAGTAACGGCATTAAAATCATTGCGCCGTAGATTAAATAACCGATGATATCCAAATTGCTATTGAACATGGTTTTGAAATTCATGAAGAAGAAAATCATGGCGATTGCACCGGCAACCATTCCGAACTGTGCAATCCCGAATTTATTGGTAGGTAAACCGATAGGTTCGTTATTTTCATTGACCAAAACCTTATTTTTTTGAAGCATAAAGGTTACTAAACCAATCACCATCCCGATTCCGGCAGCTAAGAAGCCCCATTTATAATCGATTTTTTCTGCTAAAGTTCCTGCGATAAGCGGGGAGAAGAAGGCTCCAAGGTTAATACCCATGTAGAAAATGGTAAAAGCGGAATCTACTCTTCGGTCACCTTTTGGATACAATTGGCCCACCATGGTGGAAATATTCGGTTTAAAAAAGCCATTACCGATGATTAGCAGGGTAAGACCTACCCACATTAAAGTTATGGCGCTTGCACCGGAAGTGGACGCTGAAAAGAACATGAAAAACTGACCCAAAGCCATCAAAATACCACCGATTTCAATACTTCGGCGGTTCCCTAAAAAGCGGTCGGAAAGATAACCTCCCAAAAGTGGTGTCAAATAAACCAAACCGGTATAACTTCCATAAATCTCGGAGGCTTCGGCATCGCCCATTAAAAGCATCTTGGTCATATACAGAACGAAGATCGCTCGCATTCCGTAGTAGCTGAAACGCTCCCACATTTCGGTCATGAACAAAAGGTACAATCCCTTCGGGTGGCCTTTCTGTACTGTGTTATCCATAATTTTTCAGTGTTAATTATTTGTTAAGATTAGCAAATATAGTTTTTTTTGCGTTTTAACAAACATATTTCACAATATTAAACAAAAAAACCGCAGAATAATTCTGCGGTTTTAGCCTAAATATGCTTTGTTCTAATTTACCCCTTTTTCTTTCATAATCTTATTCAGTCTTTTCAAAATTGAAAAACCGAGTAAAGTTGCCAGAAGCAATAAACCAAAGTTTACAATAAAGAAATTGGCTTTGTTGTCATACTCGTACCAGAAACTCGCCAGCACTCCCGAAAGTTTGTTACCGATGGAGGTGGAAAGGAAGAATCCGCCCATCATCAACGCGGTAATTCTTGGCGGTGAAAGTTTGGACACCAGTGAAAGTCCCATTGGGGAGAGACAAAGCTCGCCAAGTGTAATCACGCCGTAAGAAGCAACAAGCCACCAGGCAGAAACTTTAACCATTCCATTATCGCCCGCGTACACAGCGCCCACCATTACCAAACATGATAAGGCAGAAATGAAAAGTCCAAGCACGATTTTTCCGGGAGTAGTGGGCTCTTTTCCGATCCGACGTAAATACATGAAAAAGCCGACGACCACTGGTGTGAGCAAAATTACCCAGGCCGGATTGATGGACTGGAAAAGCTCGGTGTTATACAACGCAATTTCCTTGGTAGGATTTTCAGCGAGATGTGCTTTTTCAGCTTCCGGAATGTTGCGGAAATAAATATCCGGCGCTTTTTCCTTCATCGGCTCACCATTTTCATCCTTAACCGTTTGAAACTGGTCATCGTAAACCGATACCTCCTTAATTTCATAAGTTTTTCCCTGAACGCCATCTTTTCCATCAATTAAATTAATAGCGCGCAGCGGCTCTATCAAAGGTGCCGGAATTGAACGGTCCGTATAGTTTTTTGCCCAACGCGTTAAAGCGGTACCATTTTGCTTGAAAACTGCCCAGAACATCACGCTAACAGCGAAAATCGCAAGCAAGGCGCCGATTGGTCTTTTGTCTTCCGAATTGGCTTTGACATAAAGCATGACGTAAAAATAAATCACCGGAATACACGCAAAAATAAAAGCGTCGGTAGAATCGCTGCCGAAAATATTATCCGGAATTATCCACCCGATAAAACCAGCTACAATTGCCGGTAAAAATACCTTAATTAAAATGTCAGAAATTTTGGTGTCGCCTTCCTGCGATGGTTTCAGAATATTGGCTTCTAAAATGTGCTTTCTTCCAAGCGAGAAAACGATTAAGCCGATGAACATTCCGGCACCAG encodes the following:
- a CDS encoding peptide MFS transporter; translated protein: MDNTVQKGHPKGLYLLFMTEMWERFSYYGMRAIFVLYMTKMLLMGDAEASEIYGSYTGLVYLTPLLGGYLSDRFLGNRRSIEIGGILMALGQFFMFFSASTSGASAITLMWVGLTLLIIGNGFFKPNISTMVGQLYPKGDRRVDSAFTIFYMGINLGAFFSPLIAGTLAEKIDYKWGFLAAGIGMVIGLVTFMLQKNKVLVNENNEPIGLPTNKFGIAQFGMVAGAIAMIFFFMNFKTMFNSNLDIIGYLIYGAMILMPLLVLTDKGLTKEERDRIMVIFILAFFVIFFWGAFEQAGASLTIFADRQTDRTIFGWEMPASYFQSVNPLAIILLAPLFSSLWLNLGNRNREPSSPKKMALGLALVALGYVVIAFAVYGMGAMDKVSMFWLIALYVIHTMGELCLSPIGLSMVSKLSPLRFSSLLMGTWFLANAAANKFAGTLSALIPGTGEEGSGAKVTSFLGFQIENLFDFFLVFIVMCGIAAAVLFAMSRWLEKKMHGVN
- a CDS encoding peptide MFS transporter, translated to MEKTTRKHPKGLPYLFFTEMWERFGYYLILGIFVLYMIDSEKGGLAFSDKSADDIFGTFIALTYLTPFLGGFLADKVLGYIKAIYIGGILMGLGYLGVGLFKELPLFYASLGLVIIGNGFFKPSISTLLGNLYNEEPYKENKDAGYNIFYMGINIGAFICNIIAAFMRNKYGWGPAFMTAGAGMFIGLIVFSLGRKHILEANILKPSQEGDTKISDILIKVFLPAIVAGFIGWIIPDNIFGSDSTDAFIFACIPVIYFYVMLYVKANSEDKRPIGALLAIFAVSVMFWAVFKQNGTALTRWAKNYTDRSIPAPLIEPLRAINLIDGKDGVQGKTYEIKEVSVYDDQFQTVKDENGEPMKEKAPDIYFRNIPEAEKAHLAENPTKEIALYNTELFQSINPAWVILLTPVVVGFFMYLRRIGKEPTTPGKIVLGLFISALSCLVMVGAVYAGDNGMVKVSAWWLVASYGVITLGELCLSPMGLSLVSKLSPPRITALMMGGFFLSTSIGNKLSGVLASFWYEYDNKANFFIVNFGLLLLATLLGFSILKRLNKIMKEKGVN
- a CDS encoding thioredoxin family protein, encoding MKKISSFFALFLLIFSSAQIKWMTLEEAVEAQRTVPKKILIEFYTDDCTTCKKMESETFNHPQIAESLQKNYYLVKFDAESKKNITLFGRNFSNTGSKKTKSLHEFTQFMSVNAVPTTVFLDEQSMPITLLQGSITAKELEPYVSLISSDNYKKISSRDQWETYQKKFKSKLKD
- a CDS encoding peptide MFS transporter translates to MNLTLEQIQDFKGKYPKQIWSLFFSEMWERFCFYGMRGMLVLFMISQLQFGDEQANLQYGATQAFVYAFTFVGGLFADKILGFRKSLFWGGLLMIVGSLILATNPHDFFFLGISFTVVGTGFFKPNISTMVGKLYKPGDSRTDAGFSLFYAGINLGALLGGYLCIAIGKGEMLSNLIPEDKRWNVAFGLAAVVMLISLINFVFTQRSLGPIGLMPEKKLADGTSVPIEKWKVYGVYALTLVFVPLIMTMVSVPQYTDYFMWTVGPLTLIYLFYEMSKVTVSERKKLWAALVFIMFSIIFWGIYEQSGGSLSIFAANNLNKDLLGLDPNGVNNSGGAFFIIFLAPVLGLFWIWLSKKRLEPNTLIKFGLGFIFLGLGYYVLFATRFFADLQGVTSLNIFTIALLVITFGELCLSPIGLSIMTKLSTEKLQGMMMGLWFLASAYGQYVAGIIGANMATAKEGSTNMDALLAYTEGYKQLGLYAVIAGIVLIIISPLVKKLMQDVR